In the Heptranchias perlo isolate sHepPer1 unplaced genomic scaffold, sHepPer1.hap1 HAP1_SCAFFOLD_60, whole genome shotgun sequence genome, one interval contains:
- the LOC137316646 gene encoding histone H2A.J-like translates to MSGRGKTGGKARAKAKSRSSRAGLQFPVGRVHRLLRKGNYAERVGAGAPVYLAAVLEYLTAEILELAGNAARDNKKTRIIPRHLQLAIRNDEELNKLLGRVTIAQGGVLPNIQAVLLPKKTSTVSTKSK, encoded by the coding sequence atgtctggaagaggaaaaaccggcggtaaagctcgggccaaggccaagtctcgctcatcccgggccggactgcagttccctgtgggccgtgttcacaggctcctgcgaaaggggaactacgctgaacgtgtgggtgccggagccccggtctatctggctgctgtgctcgagtatctgacggctgaaatcctcgagctggccggcaacgcggcccgggacaacaagaagacccgcatcatccccagacacctgcagctggccatccgcaacgacgaggagctcaacaagctgctgggacgggtgaccatcgctcagggcggggtgctgcccaatatccaggccgtgctgctgccgaagaaaaccagcactgtgagcaccaagagcaaataa